One segment of Paenibacillus sp. FSL R7-0337 DNA contains the following:
- a CDS encoding aspartate/glutamate racemase family protein, translating to MLGIIRVITLQESSAIQLHGDLIERRYGLPVISRCIPDQPQGVYDAQTEAESIPKIISLARELEQQGCTAIGISCAADPALAEAREAVNVPVLGAGSCAAHMAMAYSNRVGVLTILEEVPPLIRGILGGAYIGMDRPDGVTTTLDLGTPAGRAGALAGAARLVERGAEVLVLACTGFATIGLAAELEERLGIRAFDPILCLGAAASASASASGTSAAGDVRRS from the coding sequence ATGCTTGGAATCATACGTGTTATTACATTGCAGGAGAGCTCCGCAATTCAGTTACATGGGGATCTTATTGAGCGGCGGTACGGTCTGCCGGTGATAAGCCGCTGCATCCCGGATCAGCCTCAGGGTGTGTATGATGCGCAGACAGAGGCGGAATCCATTCCGAAGATTATCTCACTTGCGCGGGAACTGGAGCAGCAGGGCTGCACGGCAATCGGCATCAGCTGTGCTGCTGATCCGGCCTTGGCAGAAGCCAGAGAGGCGGTGAATGTTCCTGTGCTGGGAGCAGGCTCCTGCGCGGCCCATATGGCTATGGCGTACAGCAACCGGGTGGGCGTGCTGACGATTCTGGAAGAGGTGCCGCCGCTCATCCGCGGCATTCTCGGCGGGGCTTATATTGGCATGGACCGCCCCGACGGCGTGACGACCACGCTGGATCTGGGCACGCCCGCCGGACGGGCAGGCGCGCTGGCCGGTGCCGCCCGGCTCGTGGAGCGCGGCGCCGAAGTTCTGGTGCTGGCGTGCACCGGCTTCGCCACCATCGGGCTGGCGGCGGAGCTGGAAGAACGGCTGGGCATTCGCGCGTTCGATCCGATTCTTTGCCTCGGTGCGGCTGCCTCAGCGTCAGCCTCAGCTTCAGGAACTTCTGCTGCGGGAGATGTGCGCCGCTCGTAG
- a CDS encoding aminopeptidase, translating to MSEARIGISMNVLKDCLGLASGELLAVVADDDKRDLAESVYEAGKRLGAESMLLVMQPRSRSGEEPPAPVAEAMAKADVAVCITTHSMTHTAARKQAAAAGTRVATMPGITDDMFSHGAITADYGQVKALTEQVAALLSAGSRVRVEKEGLVLSFSIDGRDGILSTGLYLNPGESGNLPSGEAYIAPLEGTATGQIKVDGSVAGIGALDGPMVLTVEHGRLVHADGEHGGKLLDMLGDGDGRLLGEFGIGTNNKARITGVVLEDEKVYGTIHVAFGSNNTFGGVVAAGVHIDAVVMKPDVYIDDKLIMQAGELL from the coding sequence ATGAGTGAAGCAAGAATCGGAATTAGCATGAATGTTCTTAAGGATTGTCTCGGGCTTGCCAGCGGAGAACTGCTGGCTGTAGTAGCCGACGATGATAAGCGTGATCTGGCCGAGTCGGTCTATGAGGCAGGCAAGCGGCTGGGAGCGGAATCGATGCTGCTGGTCATGCAGCCGCGGAGCAGATCGGGGGAGGAGCCACCGGCTCCGGTTGCCGAAGCTATGGCTAAGGCAGATGTGGCCGTATGTATTACGACCCACTCGATGACACATACGGCGGCGCGCAAGCAGGCAGCCGCAGCGGGAACCCGGGTAGCGACCATGCCGGGAATCACCGATGATATGTTCAGCCACGGGGCGATTACTGCGGATTATGGGCAGGTTAAGGCACTGACCGAGCAGGTTGCTGCGCTATTGTCTGCGGGCAGCCGGGTGCGTGTGGAGAAGGAAGGTCTGGTTCTTAGTTTCTCTATTGACGGCCGGGATGGTATTCTCAGTACCGGATTATATCTAAATCCGGGAGAGTCCGGCAATCTGCCCTCCGGTGAAGCTTATATTGCGCCGCTGGAAGGCACTGCTACGGGCCAGATTAAAGTGGATGGCTCGGTTGCAGGGATCGGTGCTTTGGACGGCCCGATGGTGTTGACCGTGGAGCATGGCCGGCTGGTTCATGCCGACGGGGAGCATGGCGGGAAGCTGCTGGACATGCTTGGAGATGGCGATGGCAGGCTGCTTGGCGAATTCGGCATCGGGACCAACAACAAGGCCCGGATCACAGGTGTGGTGCTGGAGGATGAGAAGGTGTACGGGACGATCCATGTGGCTTTTGGCAGCAATAATACGTTCGGCGGAGTTGTGGCGGCTGGTGTACATATTGATGCTGTGGTCATGAAGCCGGATGTGTACATCGACGACAAGCTGATTATGCAGGCTGGGGAATTGCTGTAA
- a CDS encoding AroM family protein, with product MKNIGLITIGQAPRQDVAPIIEKYLEGKAGLVQSGVLDGFTAEQVKEYYNPAPGEYVLTTRMTDGSAAVISRERIQSVLQGKIDAMEAAGIRTILLACTGVFPGLHTSVAHLIEPDRIIPPVVQAMLDGRRLGLIGPLPEQEDAMIEKFAGAGVRLPFAAASPYTGTEADFRAAAERLQDHADVIVLDCMGYVEQHRQWAASAGVPAVLSNALMGKLVAEMV from the coding sequence ATGAAGAATATCGGGCTGATTACAATTGGGCAAGCGCCCAGGCAGGATGTCGCGCCTATCATTGAGAAATACCTGGAAGGCAAGGCGGGACTGGTACAATCCGGGGTGCTGGACGGGTTCACGGCTGAACAGGTTAAGGAGTACTACAATCCGGCCCCGGGGGAGTATGTGCTGACCACCCGTATGACAGACGGGTCTGCTGCGGTGATCTCCCGGGAGCGGATACAGTCTGTTCTGCAAGGGAAGATTGATGCTATGGAAGCCGCTGGGATTCGGACGATCCTGCTGGCTTGCACAGGAGTTTTTCCGGGGCTGCATACATCTGTTGCCCATCTGATTGAGCCGGATCGGATCATCCCGCCGGTCGTGCAGGCAATGCTGGACGGGCGCCGTCTGGGATTGATTGGCCCTTTGCCCGAGCAGGAGGACGCAATGATTGAGAAATTCGCAGGAGCCGGAGTGCGGCTTCCGTTCGCAGCGGCTTCACCTTATACGGGTACGGAAGCGGATTTTCGCGCCGCAGCAGAGCGTCTGCAGGATCATGCGGACGTGATCGTACTTGACTGTATGGGATATGTGGAGCAGCATAGACAGTGGGCGGCCTCCGCAGGAGTGCCCGCCGTGCTGTCCAATGCCCTGATGGGCAAGCTGGTAGCAGAAATGGTGTAA
- a CDS encoding DUF1177 domain-containing protein has protein sequence MALHQTITVLNALDSAYVNGKQVKQLFAEYPAVKVEIQKVEGEKGSTEFVKITIPGSEGKLGGGSAPTFGIVGRLGGIGARPSRIGLVSDADGAVAAIASALKLADMQTKGDVLLGDVLVTTHICPDAPTLPHEPVDFMDSPVDILQMNEHEVLPEMEAVLSIDTTKGNRVINHKGIAISPTVKEGYILRVSEDLLRIKEMTTGQYPVTFPVTTQDITPYGNGLYHINSILQPAVATSAPVVGLAITAQSMVPGCGTGASHEVDIAQAVRFAIETAKEVTQGTCAFYNEAEFAKITELYGSMSVLQTLGKPAVISH, from the coding sequence ATGGCACTTCATCAAACGATTACAGTCTTGAACGCACTGGACAGCGCTTATGTTAACGGTAAGCAGGTCAAGCAGTTATTCGCAGAATATCCTGCGGTTAAGGTTGAGATTCAGAAGGTGGAAGGGGAAAAGGGCAGCACGGAATTCGTCAAAATCACGATTCCGGGCAGCGAAGGCAAGCTTGGCGGCGGCTCTGCCCCAACGTTCGGCATTGTCGGCAGACTGGGTGGTATCGGGGCGCGCCCGAGCCGGATTGGCCTGGTCTCTGATGCAGACGGTGCGGTAGCGGCGATTGCTTCTGCGCTGAAGCTGGCAGACATGCAGACCAAAGGGGATGTGCTGCTGGGGGATGTGCTGGTGACCACTCATATTTGCCCGGATGCTCCGACCCTGCCGCACGAGCCGGTGGATTTCATGGATTCCCCTGTGGATATTCTGCAGATGAATGAACATGAAGTGCTGCCGGAGATGGAAGCGGTTCTATCGATTGATACGACCAAAGGCAACCGTGTGATTAACCACAAAGGAATCGCTATCTCGCCGACTGTCAAAGAAGGGTACATTCTGCGGGTCAGTGAAGATTTGCTGCGGATCAAGGAAATGACGACAGGGCAGTATCCGGTTACCTTTCCAGTAACGACTCAGGATATTACCCCTTACGGCAACGGGCTGTATCATATCAATTCCATTCTTCAGCCTGCGGTAGCTACCTCTGCTCCGGTGGTGGGCCTTGCGATTACTGCCCAGTCTATGGTTCCGGGCTGCGGTACTGGTGCCAGCCATGAGGTGGATATTGCTCAAGCGGTGCGTTTTGCTATCGAGACGGCCAAGGAAGTAACGCAGGGCACATGCGCTTTCTACAACGAAGCAGAGTTTGCCAAAATTACTGAGCTGTACGGCTCCATGAGTGTGCTGCAAACGCTTGGTAAACCGGCAGTCATTTCTCACTAA
- a CDS encoding serine hydrolase domain-containing protein — protein sequence MKPAHQINTGKLAQIISEEARRTGFSGVVQVAEREHVLAAAAFGLANIGDLRLNQVHTRFAIASGSKLFTAIAVCQLAEQGLFSFDAKILDILPKQEFPLFDPAVTVHQLLTHSSGIPDYFDEEEMEDFAALWKETPMYTLRRPADFLPLFARLPMKFAPGGRFHYNNAGYIMLAMLVEAVSGQPFTEYVEQHIFLTCGMKDSGYFTLDALPAHTAQGYIDSTNGRKTSNIYSIPVVGGGDGGAFVTAADMHKLWSGLLEHKLLRAENTALLLTPHIHEQKDSYYGYGVWIQAGRSEKVLKYHIMGYDPGISFHSAFYPERGTTVTALCNKSNGAYVMMSAMEDYLPVG from the coding sequence ATGAAGCCTGCACATCAGATTAATACGGGCAAGCTGGCCCAAATCATCAGTGAAGAGGCCCGGCGGACGGGATTCTCAGGGGTCGTACAAGTGGCGGAACGGGAGCATGTCCTTGCAGCGGCAGCTTTTGGACTGGCTAATATCGGGGATCTACGGCTCAATCAGGTCCACACCCGCTTCGCTATCGCTTCCGGCAGCAAGCTATTTACCGCCATTGCCGTCTGCCAGCTCGCAGAGCAGGGTTTGTTTTCTTTTGACGCCAAAATACTGGACATCCTGCCGAAGCAGGAATTTCCATTGTTCGACCCAGCGGTCACGGTGCATCAGCTATTGACTCACAGCTCGGGCATACCGGATTACTTCGATGAAGAGGAGATGGAGGATTTCGCGGCACTGTGGAAGGAGACCCCGATGTACACGCTTAGGCGGCCTGCTGATTTCCTCCCGCTGTTCGCTAGGCTTCCTATGAAATTCGCCCCAGGCGGGCGTTTTCACTATAACAATGCAGGATATATTATGCTTGCAATGCTTGTAGAAGCCGTCAGCGGACAGCCGTTCACGGAATATGTAGAACAGCATATTTTTCTGACTTGCGGGATGAAAGATTCCGGCTATTTCACGCTTGATGCGCTTCCGGCCCACACTGCGCAAGGGTACATTGACAGCACCAACGGGCGCAAGACCAGCAACATTTACTCCATTCCGGTAGTTGGAGGCGGGGACGGAGGGGCATTTGTTACGGCGGCGGATATGCATAAGCTGTGGAGCGGCTTGCTTGAACACAAGCTGTTACGGGCAGAGAACACGGCTCTGCTGCTGACACCGCATATTCATGAGCAGAAGGATAGCTATTACGGTTATGGCGTGTGGATACAGGCCGGCCGCAGCGAAAAGGTCCTGAAGTACCATATCATGGGCTACGATCCCGGGATCAGCTTCCATTCCGCCTTCTATCCCGAACGTGGCACAACCGTTACTGCTCTCTGTAACAAAAGTAACGGGGCTTATGTGATGATGTCTGCTATGGAGGACTATCTGCCGGTGGGGTAG
- a CDS encoding pyrimidine-nucleoside phosphorylase codes for MRAVDLIQKKRDGGELSREEIAFLIQGYSKGEIPDYQISAWAMAVYFRGMNARETGDLTLEMAMSGEQVDLSPIAGIKVDKHSTGGVGDKTTVVLAPLVAAAGVPVAKMSGRGLGHTGGTLDKLESITGFSVEMDRERFFAQVGEIGAAVIGQSGNITPADKKLYALRDVTATVESIPLIASSVMSKKIAAGADAIVLDVKTGSGAFMKTLDDSIALAQAMVDIGTHLGRNTVAVISDMDQPLGFGIGNALEIKEGIETLNGHGPKDLQEVCLILGSQMLVLGGKAKDEEEARSILLSHIGDGSALDKFKQMVSAQGGDASQIDSPDTLPAARRFIEVKAEAAGYVESIQAEEIGVAAMLLGAGRETKESVIDLAVGIQLSLKVGDAVAAGDTLAVLHVNDASEGKVKEAEAKVLEAYRISAQPVPPQPLVFALVTKDGVTRY; via the coding sequence ATGCGTGCCGTTGATCTCATTCAGAAGAAAAGAGACGGCGGTGAGCTGAGCCGTGAAGAAATCGCTTTTCTGATTCAAGGCTACAGCAAGGGGGAGATCCCGGATTACCAGATTTCCGCCTGGGCGATGGCTGTGTATTTCCGCGGTATGAATGCGCGGGAGACCGGCGACCTGACCCTGGAGATGGCGATGTCCGGCGAACAGGTGGATCTTAGCCCGATTGCGGGCATCAAGGTGGACAAGCATTCTACCGGAGGCGTGGGCGATAAGACGACGGTTGTGCTTGCACCATTGGTTGCAGCGGCCGGAGTTCCGGTAGCCAAAATGTCCGGGCGCGGCCTAGGCCATACCGGAGGCACGCTGGATAAGCTGGAGTCGATTACTGGCTTCTCGGTGGAGATGGACCGGGAACGGTTCTTCGCCCAGGTGGGCGAGATCGGCGCGGCTGTGATCGGCCAATCCGGCAACATCACGCCGGCAGACAAGAAGCTGTATGCTCTGCGTGATGTGACGGCCACGGTGGAATCCATTCCGCTCATTGCCAGCTCCGTCATGAGTAAGAAGATTGCTGCAGGTGCGGACGCCATCGTGCTGGATGTGAAGACCGGCAGCGGTGCGTTCATGAAGACGCTTGACGATTCCATTGCGCTCGCCCAGGCGATGGTAGATATCGGCACTCACCTTGGCCGCAACACGGTAGCGGTCATCAGCGACATGGACCAGCCGCTGGGCTTCGGCATCGGTAATGCCCTGGAGATCAAGGAGGGCATCGAGACCTTGAACGGCCACGGGCCGAAGGATCTGCAGGAGGTCTGCCTGATCCTGGGCAGCCAGATGCTCGTACTTGGCGGCAAGGCAAAGGACGAAGAAGAAGCACGTTCCATACTGCTGTCCCATATCGGGGACGGCAGTGCGCTGGATAAGTTCAAGCAGATGGTATCGGCCCAAGGCGGCGATGCCTCACAGATTGATTCTCCTGACACCTTGCCCGCTGCCCGCCGATTCATCGAGGTCAAGGCGGAGGCCGCAGGTTATGTGGAGAGCATCCAGGCTGAAGAGATCGGTGTGGCCGCGATGCTGCTCGGTGCGGGACGCGAGACGAAGGAGTCTGTGATCGATCTGGCGGTCGGCATTCAGCTCTCGCTGAAGGTGGGCGACGCCGTGGCCGCAGGCGATACGCTGGCAGTGCTGCATGTGAACGATGCCAGCGAGGGCAAGGTGAAGGAGGCCGAAGCCAAAGTGCTGGAAGCCTACCGCATCTCTGCCCAGCCGGTTCCGCCGCAGCCGCTGGTTTTTGCGCTGGTGACCAAGGATGGGGTAACGCGTTACTAG
- a CDS encoding purine-nucleoside phosphorylase, which yields MTTPTTVPYGTQVKEAAAYIQSKFGGYTPAIGLILGSGLGDLGDQIEDAVYLPYEEIPHFPHSTVEGHAGRFVIGKLEGKDVMIMQGRFHYYEGYEMRKVVLPVYVMAKLGIGTLVITNAGGGMNRAFKAGDLMLITDHLNMTGDNPLIGPNDPELGVRFPDMSSAYDPEYIQLAKKLAGGVTGVDGEALVLQEGVYAGISGPTYETPAELKMLAYLGGDAVGMSTVPEVIVASHSKLRVLGITCITDMAIGDELEPLTHEQVVKVANLTKPKFIGLVRAFVREVQV from the coding sequence ATGACAACACCAACAACAGTCCCATACGGCACTCAAGTGAAGGAAGCCGCTGCTTATATTCAGTCCAAATTCGGCGGTTATACACCGGCTATCGGCCTTATTCTGGGTTCAGGTCTTGGCGATCTGGGCGATCAGATCGAAGATGCAGTCTACCTGCCTTATGAAGAAATTCCGCATTTCCCCCATTCAACAGTAGAAGGTCATGCCGGACGGTTCGTGATCGGTAAGCTGGAAGGCAAGGATGTTATGATCATGCAGGGCCGTTTTCACTACTATGAAGGTTATGAGATGCGCAAGGTAGTTCTTCCGGTCTATGTAATGGCTAAGCTGGGCATCGGCACTCTTGTCATTACCAACGCTGGCGGCGGGATGAACAGAGCGTTCAAGGCAGGCGACCTGATGCTGATTACCGACCACCTCAATATGACTGGCGACAACCCGCTGATCGGACCGAATGATCCGGAGCTTGGCGTAAGATTCCCTGATATGTCCAGTGCGTATGACCCTGAATATATCCAACTTGCGAAAAAGCTTGCAGGCGGAGTTACAGGTGTGGATGGTGAAGCGCTTGTCCTGCAGGAAGGCGTATATGCCGGCATCAGCGGCCCGACTTATGAGACACCGGCTGAGCTGAAAATGCTGGCCTATCTCGGCGGCGATGCCGTGGGAATGTCCACCGTGCCGGAGGTTATCGTTGCCAGCCACAGCAAGCTGCGCGTGCTCGGCATTACCTGTATCACCGACATGGCGATCGGCGATGAGCTAGAGCCGCTCACCCATGAGCAGGTGGTAAAAGTGGCGAACCTGACCAAGCCTAAATTCATCGGATTGGTGCGTGCCTTCGTCCGTGAGGTGCAGGTCTAA
- a CDS encoding purine-nucleoside phosphorylase has protein sequence MTTITSSKIQEAAVYIKDKCTVAPEIGLILGSGLGVLADLITDEVVIPYHEIPHFPVSTVEGHEGELLIGMIEGRRVVMMKGRFHMYEGYGPEVTAFPVRVMKELGVTSLLVTNAAGGVNTEYTPGDLMLITDHLNLTGRNPLSGPNDNALGVRFPDMSSAYSPRLIAAAKEAAAALNFEFKEGVYAGLLGPNYETPAEIVMLRRQGADAVGMSTVSETIVARHAGIEVLGISCITNMAAGILPQPLNHAEVMETAERVREQFLKLVLAFIPKM, from the coding sequence ATGACCACCATAACCTCAAGCAAAATTCAAGAAGCAGCTGTATACATCAAAGATAAATGCACCGTCGCCCCCGAAATAGGGCTGATCCTGGGCTCCGGCCTCGGCGTTCTGGCGGATCTGATCACAGATGAAGTGGTTATTCCTTATCATGAGATTCCTCATTTCCCGGTGTCTACAGTAGAAGGACATGAAGGCGAGCTGCTGATCGGCATGATCGAAGGCCGCCGCGTGGTCATGATGAAGGGCCGCTTCCACATGTATGAAGGCTACGGCCCTGAGGTTACAGCCTTCCCGGTACGGGTGATGAAGGAGCTGGGCGTAACCAGCCTGCTGGTCACCAACGCGGCCGGTGGCGTCAACACCGAATACACACCGGGCGATCTCATGCTGATCACGGACCACCTGAACCTGACCGGACGCAATCCGCTGAGCGGACCGAATGACAATGCGCTGGGCGTACGGTTCCCGGATATGTCTTCGGCATACAGCCCGCGTCTGATTGCAGCCGCCAAGGAAGCTGCCGCCGCACTGAATTTTGAGTTCAAGGAAGGCGTATATGCGGGTCTGCTCGGACCGAACTATGAGACGCCTGCTGAGATTGTGATGCTGCGCCGCCAGGGAGCAGATGCCGTAGGCATGTCGACTGTATCTGAGACCATCGTTGCCCGTCATGCCGGAATTGAAGTGCTGGGCATTTCCTGTATCACCAACATGGCCGCCGGTATTCTGCCGCAGCCGCTGAATCATGCAGAGGTGATGGAGACCGCTGAGCGTGTGCGTGAGCAGTTCCTGAAGCTTGTGCTCGCTTTTATTCCCAAAATGTAG
- the deoB gene encoding phosphopentomutase has protein sequence MSSFKRIGFIVLDSVGIGEAPDAANFGDTGSHTLGHILERVPGLKLPNLQQLGLANIAPLPPLEPVTAPTGYYGKMQEVSVGKDTMTGHWELMGLKIEVPFNTYFDGFPAELIEKFEAATGRKVIGNKPASGTEILVEYGEEQMKTGAWIVYTSADSVFQLAAHEDIIPLEELYSACRIARELTMAPEFSVGRVIARPYVGEPGNFVRTPNRHDYAVKPPEPTVMNALEDIGKDVIAVGKINDIFTGEGVTATYPTKSNEHGIQITIDELRKPFNGFLFTNLVDFDSLYGHRRDPEGYGRALEVFDQALPELLSTLGEDDLLIISADHGNDPVHAGTDHTREYVPLLVYSPRFKTPGSLGIRQTFSDVAATIADNFGAKAPQYGTSFLAQLI, from the coding sequence ATGTCCTCATTTAAACGCATCGGATTTATTGTTCTGGACAGTGTAGGTATCGGTGAAGCGCCGGATGCTGCTAATTTCGGAGATACAGGCTCCCATACGCTCGGACATATTCTGGAACGGGTTCCGGGTCTTAAGCTTCCGAATCTGCAGCAGCTTGGGTTGGCGAATATTGCGCCGCTGCCACCACTTGAACCGGTAACGGCCCCTACAGGCTACTACGGTAAAATGCAGGAGGTATCTGTAGGCAAGGACACGATGACCGGCCACTGGGAGCTGATGGGGCTGAAGATCGAGGTTCCTTTTAACACCTACTTCGACGGCTTCCCGGCGGAGCTGATTGAGAAGTTCGAAGCGGCTACCGGACGCAAGGTCATCGGCAACAAGCCGGCTTCCGGCACCGAGATTCTCGTGGAATACGGCGAGGAACAGATGAAGACGGGGGCATGGATTGTCTATACCTCGGCGGACAGCGTGTTCCAGCTTGCGGCGCATGAAGATATTATCCCTCTGGAGGAGCTATACAGCGCCTGCCGGATCGCCCGTGAGCTGACGATGGCTCCCGAGTTCTCCGTAGGCCGCGTGATTGCCCGCCCTTATGTCGGCGAGCCGGGAAATTTCGTGCGTACACCTAACCGTCATGATTATGCGGTGAAGCCGCCGGAGCCAACGGTGATGAACGCGCTGGAGGATATCGGCAAGGATGTGATTGCTGTCGGCAAGATCAATGATATTTTTACCGGCGAAGGGGTAACCGCAACCTATCCGACCAAAAGCAATGAACATGGCATCCAGATTACCATCGACGAGCTGCGCAAGCCGTTTAACGGCTTCCTGTTCACCAATCTGGTGGACTTCGATTCCCTCTACGGCCACCGCCGTGATCCGGAAGGCTACGGCCGTGCGCTGGAGGTATTCGATCAGGCGCTGCCTGAGCTGCTCAGTACTCTTGGTGAGGATGATCTGCTGATCATCTCCGCAGACCATGGTAATGACCCGGTTCACGCCGGAACGGACCACACGCGCGAGTATGTGCCGCTCTTGGTCTACAGCCCGAGATTCAAGACTCCCGGCAGCCTCGGCATCCGCCAGACCTTCTCGGATGTAGCCGCCACAATCGCCGATAACTTCGGGGCGAAGGCTCCGCAGTATGGGACAAGCTTCCTAGCTCAACTAATCTAA
- the xerD gene encoding site-specific tyrosine recombinase XerD: MKSYLQPFMQYLSGDKGLSPSTLESYGRDISQFLEFAEERGLDAAEEIRRTHIMLYLGALRGAGKAAATVNRNTVSLRAYFHFLLKERLIVQDPTLDMEAIKPIHKPPIILSIEEIERLLAAPDEAAPQGMRDKAMLELLYATGIRVTELISLNVEDVNTGLRFARCSGASGKERVVPIGVIAADCVARYASGMRDKLLRASREEPALFLNSLGGRLTRQGFWKIVKKYAREAQIDQDITPHTLRHSFAAHLLEGGADLRSVQQMLGHSDSSTTQIYSGIARKNMKEVYENHHPRAK; the protein is encoded by the coding sequence ATGAAGTCATACTTACAGCCGTTTATGCAGTATTTGTCCGGGGACAAAGGATTGTCTCCTAGTACGCTGGAATCCTATGGACGGGATATATCGCAGTTTCTGGAGTTTGCGGAAGAGCGCGGCCTGGACGCGGCAGAAGAGATTAGAAGAACACATATTATGCTTTATCTGGGTGCCCTGCGCGGGGCAGGGAAGGCAGCAGCCACGGTGAACCGGAATACGGTATCGCTGCGTGCCTATTTTCATTTTTTGCTGAAGGAACGGCTGATTGTCCAAGATCCTACGCTGGATATGGAAGCCATCAAGCCGATTCACAAACCGCCGATCATTCTTAGTATTGAGGAGATAGAGCGCCTGCTGGCGGCTCCGGATGAAGCTGCTCCCCAGGGGATGCGCGATAAGGCTATGCTGGAGCTGCTCTATGCGACGGGTATCCGTGTGACGGAGCTGATCTCGCTGAATGTGGAGGATGTGAACACCGGCCTGCGGTTTGCGCGCTGCAGCGGCGCCTCCGGCAAGGAGCGTGTGGTCCCGATCGGCGTGATTGCTGCGGACTGCGTTGCCCGTTATGCCTCTGGGATGCGGGACAAGCTGCTGCGTGCAAGCCGGGAGGAGCCTGCGCTGTTCTTGAACAGTCTGGGGGGACGGCTGACCCGTCAGGGCTTTTGGAAAATCGTCAAAAAATACGCGCGTGAAGCTCAGATTGACCAGGACATCACGCCGCATACCCTGCGCCACTCCTTCGCTGCCCATCTGCTGGAGGGCGGAGCGGACCTGCGCTCTGTGCAGCAGATGCTGGGCCATTCCGATAGTTCGACCACTCAGATTTACAGCGGAATTGCCCGCAAGAATATGAAGGAGGTCTACGAGAATCATCATCCCCGGGCGAAATAG
- a CDS encoding DUF4227 family protein has protein sequence MFISLPRTVRRLYFMTMLVAVSCVLYYVLSWVSAWISPARNVEIPEGTAVRAFQDVEYGEQGLSAGDRLRLFYWYGE, from the coding sequence ATGTTTATTTCTCTGCCCCGCACGGTGCGCCGGCTGTATTTCATGACGATGCTTGTGGCGGTAAGCTGTGTGCTGTATTATGTTTTGAGCTGGGTCAGCGCATGGATCAGTCCGGCCCGTAATGTTGAGATTCCTGAAGGCACCGCCGTCCGGGCGTTTCAAGATGTAGAGTACGGTGAACAGGGGCTAAGTGCGGGAGATCGACTGCGCCTTTTTTACTGGTACGGGGAGTAA
- a CDS encoding Fur family transcriptional regulator: MEARIDKIKQQLQSQGYKLTPQREATLRVLLENEDDHLSAEDVFMLVKEKAPEIGLATVYRTLELLSELHVVEKINFGDGVARYDLRTDTAKHHHHHLICVQCGTMDEIREDWLGPLEERLEQEYNFTVVDHRLDFHGICHRCKDKNPAEDNTPE, from the coding sequence ATGGAAGCCCGAATAGACAAGATTAAGCAACAACTACAATCCCAAGGATACAAGCTTACACCTCAACGGGAAGCGACCTTAAGAGTTCTCCTGGAGAACGAGGATGATCATTTAAGTGCGGAAGATGTATTCATGCTTGTGAAAGAAAAGGCGCCTGAGATCGGTCTTGCCACCGTGTATCGTACCCTGGAACTGCTTAGCGAGCTTCATGTCGTGGAGAAGATCAATTTCGGAGACGGTGTGGCCCGCTATGATCTGCGTACGGATACGGCGAAGCATCATCACCATCATTTGATTTGTGTGCAGTGCGGAACGATGGATGAGATTCGTGAGGATTGGCTGGGACCGCTGGAAGAGCGGCTGGAGCAGGAATACAACTTCACGGTGGTTGATCATAGACTTGATTTTCACGGAATATGCCACCGCTGCAAGGATAAGAATCCTGCAGAGGACAATACTCCCGAATAA